From the genome of Sulfitobacter mediterraneus, one region includes:
- a CDS encoding efflux RND transporter periplasmic adaptor subunit yields the protein MSAFGKLVLIAVIVSAAGWVGLAAGGKRWTPAMLTDVAQTQLTALLGREADAMPAEIRSAMGPIIYYRHPDGLAEWSAVPTDTVDGKAFLPVLASEDVSFDPEAPNPLEAKIGERTVLYYRHPMGLPDTSPVPKQDSMGMDYLPVFADEANDAGSVTVSPGKLQRTGVRTSVAVLKPMATTVRAPGIVALDERRVSVISLRADAFIEEVEDVTTGSIVKAGEPLAMLYSPDIVSAAAQYVSDLRSGEGRVEGSRQRLANLGVPVSVIDKIAAGRRAPVQISLMAPRSGVVLERMAVAGMMSEAGETLFRIADTSVVWIMADVPESALAGLSDGNAATITFPGLPGETFSGIIDKIYPEVDMQTRTARVRVDLSNPEGRLLVNMFADVALATGDGAPVVQVPETAVIDTGDRQVVIRDMGEGKFAPQDVVLGRQAAGMVEVREGISEGDRIVTTSTFLIDAESNLNAALAALTAPEAVE from the coding sequence ATGAGCGCCTTTGGCAAACTGGTGCTGATCGCCGTCATTGTCAGCGCGGCTGGATGGGTTGGCCTTGCGGCGGGCGGCAAACGCTGGACGCCTGCGATGCTGACGGATGTGGCGCAGACGCAGCTCACAGCACTTTTGGGACGTGAAGCTGACGCGATGCCGGCCGAAATCCGATCGGCGATGGGCCCGATTATCTACTATCGACACCCTGACGGTCTTGCCGAATGGTCCGCGGTGCCGACCGACACCGTCGATGGCAAGGCGTTTCTGCCGGTGCTGGCAAGCGAAGATGTGTCGTTTGACCCAGAGGCGCCCAACCCTCTAGAGGCGAAAATTGGCGAACGAACCGTTCTCTACTACCGGCATCCGATGGGCCTGCCTGATACGTCTCCGGTGCCAAAGCAGGACTCCATGGGCATGGACTACCTTCCCGTTTTTGCCGATGAGGCAAACGATGCCGGATCGGTGACCGTATCGCCCGGCAAACTACAGCGCACCGGCGTACGTACGTCAGTTGCGGTGCTCAAGCCCATGGCAACGACGGTTCGAGCGCCGGGGATCGTCGCGCTAGATGAGCGTCGAGTTAGCGTCATTTCATTGCGTGCGGATGCTTTCATCGAAGAAGTTGAGGATGTAACGACCGGATCAATCGTTAAAGCGGGCGAACCGCTGGCGATGCTCTATTCTCCGGATATCGTCTCGGCGGCCGCACAGTATGTTTCGGACCTGCGAAGTGGTGAAGGGCGCGTGGAAGGCAGCCGTCAAAGGCTGGCAAACTTGGGTGTTCCCGTGTCAGTGATCGACAAGATCGCGGCGGGCAGGCGTGCGCCGGTACAAATCAGCCTGATGGCACCGCGGTCGGGCGTGGTTCTGGAACGAATGGCCGTCGCAGGCATGATGTCCGAGGCTGGCGAAACGCTGTTTCGTATTGCCGATACATCGGTTGTCTGGATCATGGCGGACGTGCCGGAATCTGCGCTCGCGGGCCTTTCGGATGGAAACGCTGCGACGATCACCTTCCCAGGCCTACCGGGCGAGACCTTCAGCGGCATCATCGACAAGATCTACCCTGAGGTCGATATGCAGACCCGGACGGCACGCGTCCGCGTCGACCTGTCCAACCCTGAGGGTCGCTTGCTTGTCAACATGTTCGCTGATGTGGCTTTGGCGACGGGCGACGGTGCGCCCGTGGTGCAGGTGCCGGAAACGGCGGTGATCGACACCGGCGATCGCCAGGTGGTGATCCGCGATATGGGAGAGGGGAAATTCGCCCCGCAGGATGTGGTGCTGGGGCGGCAGGCCGCCGGGATGGTGGAAGTCCGCGAAGGTATTTCCGAGGGCGACCGGATCGTCACCACCTCGACCTTTCTGATCGACGCGGAGAGCAACCTGAACGCAGCCCTGGCTGCGCTGAC
- a CDS encoding FixH family protein, with product MPRYIQVALAALVVAAQLSVPVAQAAASDYILVLVETTYPFGDDAVLEVRLIDTRTNAPVEGAVIFATRLDMAPDGMETMTSPVLALPGEEPGLYRFSADLTMDGNWRFSVAAKVQGEMETVQAQIVIEVQP from the coding sequence ATGCCCCGTTATATTCAAGTCGCCCTTGCTGCCCTCGTGGTCGCGGCCCAGCTTTCCGTGCCGGTGGCACAGGCCGCTGCATCTGATTACATTCTCGTTCTTGTCGAGACGACTTATCCCTTCGGAGACGATGCGGTTCTAGAAGTTCGTCTGATTGATACCCGCACCAATGCGCCCGTGGAGGGCGCCGTCATCTTTGCCACAAGGCTGGATATGGCGCCGGACGGGATGGAGACGATGACTTCACCGGTCTTGGCGTTACCCGGCGAAGAGCCGGGTCTCTATCGCTTCTCTGCCGATCTGACGATGGACGGAAACTGGCGCTTTTCAGTTGCGGCCAAGGTGCAGGGCGAGATGGAAACCGTTCAGGCACAGATCGTAATCGAGGTACAGCCATGA